The region AATCGCCAGCCAACCCCGAGCACCGAAGTCGAGAATATTGTCGTGATGGATATCACCGTGCAGCACCACGATGTCCTGTGGCGCCGCCAGCAGTGCATGCGCCATCGCCGCGCAGTCGCGCAACACACCGCCTTTGTCATCAGCGGCCTTCCACAATGACTGGAACCAGGTTTGCAGGGACAGTAACCCTTGCGGTGGCGATGGCCGTGGCGCATGCAGCCGGGCAACCGTGGCGCAGGCGATCCGGCTGGCTTGATCATCCTGCCCATTGAGGGCCATGCGCATCAAGGAACCCGGGCCGGTGGCTCGCTCCATCAACAACGCCACGTCGTCATGGGCATACACCTGGGCGGCACCCTCGCCCGCCCACCAGCTCATCAACTGCCCACCGAGCTGCTCTTCTGAGGTGTGAGCAATTTTCAACATCGCCGGCCGGCCTTGCCAACGCACGGGCAACAGGTGACTGCCGGGCGTCACGACGGGGTCGCCATCAACCTTCAGGTTCCAGGATTGCAAATAGCGCTCGAACATGTGAGTGGATCCTCGTAGTGGCCTGCAAAAATGACACCCAGTCATTTTTGATCAAAAGGTCGACTAATTGCGCTTTTTTTCATTTTATTCAAGCCATTGAGCAAAGTTGGTACAGCCTGTGCAAACGTTTGCGGAACGAACTTGGCTGCCAAGTTCACCGTTACCCGAGGTATCGGGTTCAAACCGCGTACGAATAGGGACTTTCAATGCACCCCACCTCAAGGCGTCCTGCTTCCTTTGGTGTTTCCTTGCTACTGGCTGCCGTTACGGGAGTACTCAGCGCCCCCATTTTGGCGCAGGAAAAACCCGCTGATGACTCAGCACAGGGCGAAACCCTCAGCCCTGAGACCAAGAGCCCCGACGCCAGCCCCGCGAAAAAAGGCGTGTATCTGTCGGAATGGTTCAACCAGGACCTGACACTGATCGGCAGCAAAGACATCAGCTTCGGCCCCAAGCCGCAGGATGACGTCTATCTGGAGTACGAGTACTTCGGTCGCAAGGGCCCGTTCGAGTTGTACGGCTATATCGACGTGCCGAAGATTCTCGGCATCGGTAACAGTAATGACAAAGGCGCGTGGGACCATGGCTCGCCGGTATTCATGGAGCACGAGCCGCGCATCTCCATCGACTACCTGGCTGGTCGCAGCCTGGCCATCGGGCCGTTCAAGGAATGGTATGTGGCGTTTGACTGGATCTACGACCATGGCAGCAATAAGTCCAACCGCGCCAACACCCTGTACAGCGGTCTCGGCACCGACATCGACACGCACTCGCGGGTCA is a window of Pseudomonas antarctica DNA encoding:
- a CDS encoding aminoglycoside phosphotransferase family protein, which produces MFERYLQSWNLKVDGDPVVTPGSHLLPVRWQGRPAMLKIAHTSEEQLGGQLMSWWAGEGAAQVYAHDDVALLMERATGPGSLMRMALNGQDDQASRIACATVARLHAPRPSPPQGLLSLQTWFQSLWKAADDKGGVLRDCAAMAHALLAAPQDIVVLHGDIHHDNILDFGARGWLAIDPKRVIGERGYDYANLICNPDLPTCHDPVRFNRQVAVIAQAANLARPRLLQWVLAHAGLSAAWFLEDGERQRADVDLEVARLAQWALAQWPMV
- a CDS encoding nucleoside-specific channel-forming protein Tsx, with the protein product MHPTSRRPASFGVSLLLAAVTGVLSAPILAQEKPADDSAQGETLSPETKSPDASPAKKGVYLSEWFNQDLTLIGSKDISFGPKPQDDVYLEYEYFGRKGPFELYGYIDVPKILGIGNSNDKGAWDHGSPVFMEHEPRISIDYLAGRSLAIGPFKEWYVAFDWIYDHGSNKSNRANTLYSGLGTDIDTHSRVNLSANFYGRYQWENYGASNEYSWDGYRAQMKYIVPISSFDNGASLTYIGFTNYDFGSDLHKDNPARTANSLVATNVLLYSFTHLRFTLVGRYFHNGGNWEDGSELNFGEGNFRARSDGWGYYAGVGYQF